The stretch of DNA AAACAACCCTCACCTTTCCTCTGCAGAAAGAGGCGGAGAAGGGGTGCTGCTGTAGAAATGGCCTTGTGGTAGTTGTCATCATTATTGATAGGCAGTAGGTCTCCATGTACATCAGCGTAGCCCACCAGCAAGTCCACATTGGGAATGCGGTGAACATGCTGCAGCAAACCATAGAACTCGTCAAAGCGGCCGGGCTTGGAGCGGTCCAGAGAGAAGCGCCTGAATTCTGCTCCAAACTGACAACACAGCACACTCATATTTTAGTGTACAAACCAGAAACCAACAGAGGCACATACAAGAAGATAATGTGGTATGTACGACGTAAACAAGGTGTTGGTTATAAAGAATTGatgatgaaatatatatactCATGTCCTAGATATCAGTAAAAATAAGTAAGCATTATTAAAGAAAGTGTAATTTTCTCAACAATTAGTCAATTTTTTTTATGCAGCAATGTCGGATTTAAGGAATAAAACAGCTAAGGATAGATTACAGGCCTAAAAAGGGTCAATGGAACCTTCCAAAAACCTTAAAGGAATCCTTTCAACAAAGGTTTAACAGTAGAAAGGCACAAATTAGATGGTAAAGTCATTACTATATACTAATGTATTCTGTTCTGTTCCTTTGTCATAAATAATGTACTCTGACATGATGAGAAGTAGGGAAgcaattttattaattaattctggAAGTTTCATCAACTGTGCAGAGTGAAACTGAAAAAAGGCTGTAGTTATAAGTCCAATCCATCCGATCATCCATTTACTTCACCAAGAGTAAACAAACTGTCAGCAAACGACAGGTGAACTCACAATCTTTCGGTTAAAAAAAACACGCTTTTGCCTGTCGTTACAACATCCACAAGTGAATGGTACCTAAGGAACCTAAAACAATTCACGTTAAGTCATGTAAACTACACACGGAGAAAGGAGTCTAGGTTAGGTGAGGCTGAAACAGGTTTCTTCCTCGAATtcatcgttccaccttaaatcaccCAAGTTTCCCAGAGTTTTACATGCTGTCGAGGTTCGGTCTTATGTTGTATCAAAAACACAGGAGTCATCCCCAAAACAAACGCAAATAACATTTGTAATCGTAAAAATACTTTACAAGACTGTCGGGTTGTCTCTATCGCCAGACGTTAACtcctgcactatttaaggtggaactgaaaattcCAACTTCATCTCTTCCAGAATTAACGTAATGTTATTCGGAATTACTAAAAGGAGTCTACGCTTGGTTTCAGTCTCACTTATAAAAACAGGACATGtatcacaaaaacaaacttgTAGCCCTTAGAAGAAGTCTGTGGCCTTTTTCATATTAGCtaattatctatttatttaatagACCTGGCGAGCTTTGCTAACCGCGCTAGAAGATCTACGGGAACGTtaaattacaataatattttttctaaaGGTAACCTAGACAGTGCAAAAGGGCTGAAAAAAAGAAGGGGCTAATCCTAGTCATAGCGTTACTCCGCCGCCGAAGCCCAGAGTCTATAGTTAATCCGCCGCGGtggtagctgtgtgtgtgtgtaaagaagtAAAGGAGATTTTCTGCTGCTGCGCACCTTGCTCTTCACCTCCACGGCGCTCAGACTCCGGCTGCTCGGCACTCGGTGGTTTTTGTTCATGTTTCGCTAACTGTGCCCCGCCGCCGCTCTCTTCTCCCTCCTCCCGCCGCACTTCATTCGCCTCAGACCcgctccctctccccctctccgcCTTTCCACACTCTCTCGCTCCAGGTGAAGGCGGGGAAGTCTGTGTCTCCGGGGCTACTTCTCTGTTTCAGCCCTCTTCTGTGTCGACGACAGTCAACAGAATCGGCTCCAAAACTGTTaccttctcctcctcccctcgcctgtcctcctctcctctctcagaaacacagtttaacacactcgcAGTCCTCTTAGGGACCCTGCTCCGCTCCGCCgcgctcactctctcactgactgtGATGACGCTGCTGCCTGCGCGCACCCAGGAAACTGCTCCACGATCTGTGCGCGTTCCCGCTAAGCGCGCCCCCGCTGGACATTTCTCACCTATCATATTGCAGTTATTCATTAAcgaaaaaaaccctgaaaaaatatatatttatttaacgtGTCCTATGCATTCACAATACCCTTCACACGATCTAGAGATCTGAAAATGTCAAGGATTTTGTTTCAGAAATATTTTGCAGTTTGCAAATGTAAAAAAGCACACTAGTTTTTACACTAGTTAGAAGAGATTAtttgagaaaaaaacaacagatttCTCAATTTTTATGAATGCCCataaaactattattattattattattattattattattattattattattattatgcattCCAGGTAAAATCAATCAAACTGCCATTGTTTTGATGACATATTTTTTTAGGtaaaaaacactaaacactgaCTTCTGGAAATAACTCAAGTGTACATATTGAAGTACCTgtatgcagagagagagagagagagagagagagagagagagagagattccttGAAGGAGGTGATgacaacacaaacatacatacacacacccacaaacacagctcaagtGCTACTCTACAAAAAGCGATATGCAACAAAGAACATGGCCTCCTAATCCTAAATTCCTCATTGGAGGTGCTCTTCATTACCACAACTTTTTGAACCCTCACTGAAGTTGGGGACAGGTTGGAGACTACGTGGCTCATAGTGACATTCCAtaaatgttccagagtttacGTGTCTGAATTTACATGGTCTCCTCTCCAACACTGCCAGCTCAGCTTATTACCTATTTAACGGCACATCCAGGCTGGGTCCCCATCTACTATCTGCAGCATGGGCTCAGAATTGTTAGCAATGTTTTCCAACTGTACACTCTCCTGCGCTTGCAGTGACAAAGAATATTGCCCTGTTCTACTGTCACTGATTTCTCCCAAGGACATATGATGCTTGTTGTTTAGCATTCACCATCCATCACCAGAGcaagaggaacacactctgttTGACCTAAGTAATGGGTGTGCTTGGGAATATTGGTAACAGCCAGCACATCTGCAAGCACGTCCAGCTCTACAATGCAGGCACCCTGAATGGACACTAATCAGACCTTATCCTCCAAGGTCTTATTTAAACATACATGTGAAACAACCTGTCATTGCTACACTTTCTCCAGTAACTGACTTCAGGTGTCAGTTGGCTCTCTAAAATCTGGCATAACTCCAGCCATACCAGGAAGccagaggtgattgctctaagactgcaagggaagcccagcttcccctaaaattaaaaaaaaataagtgatcaaatatatactgttgtgtgtacatgtcattgaataaatatgcactacaacgcgctcaacttttgttcagaatcagcttcttatcactggtaaagatgtggctttcctctcaatcattcgcgcagattcacagtgctttaaacagtgcggacgctgagcgtccacagggttcaatagcgaagcagcgagacgagtcattggataaaggctgggctttgtcccgcccatcggacgctcagcgtctctgggggtctatggggcagtgggttggcctcggctggcctggacgctcagcttctgcatgatgattggatgatctgtctgaggctgaatccctttttgattgacagcgaaatgagcgaatcaacgatcctttggtgtaaagattcgtgggagcattacattttcattctgttcaatTGAACCAGAGAAtctcttaatcctcttagcggcattttctttgttaaaaacgactagcgacaaatcgagcttctgtttctggtggggtttttttttgtagctgcttgtgtttggagactgacttctatcactctttctgacttctatcgcagtttctgtccagcgggtgccgctgagcccctccaccgtcacaaagcactcacaggcggacacacttcacatgggccaagaccgtttaagcagcctagctctgctgggcATTGAGAgaacactagtcaagtccctggaaaagacgccttgttggtacgacagggtcacagatcattttcttgaaaagaagggtagaatttacgtataaataaaccgacacattttatgatgtaggccaaaattAAGCTTCCcttccttgaaagaccagcatgcGCCAGTGCAGGAAGCATTGTAGGCAGAGGCCGTGACACTGTGAAATAGTTATCCAACACTGTAGTTACGTGGATGCTACTGATGACATAAGTGGATGGCCCAGCCTTCCCACCAATGACATGGGTGCATTGGGTCCTCTAATGTGCCAGTTACTTACAACATTGGCAGATGGAGCAAGGTGACAACTGTTGTCAGCCAGCAGtttgacacacagttttaaaCTCAGCTCCTTCTAGACTCTAACACTGGCCTGTGTGCTGTGGAGGCATTTTGCTCAGGAAAGGCTCCATTctctcttcttctgtgtttaccCTCCAGTCCCTaatgtgcattttaaaaaatcttagAGAGGGCAAGGCCCAGTTCGAATTCAAGGGTGTacatacacttttaaaaaacagGGGATTGTCCCACCCAGAATCAAAACACACCAAATAAGCTGGAAATAACAGTTTAGGGAAAGTACAAGGATAGTGTTTTAGTGAAAATACAACAGCATCTGTTTTACTGGAGGaacaaggcatgctgggagttgTACTGTACCCCACACTCACCATTGGACGTAGAGCTCCTGCTGTCATGACGGATGCCATAGTGTTATAAATTAAGAACCTGATTCTGTATTTTTCAAATTTGATTATTGCgactgtgtaaatatatttcaaacgcacatatatatataaaacctagTGGCTCCCAACATGAGTGAAGTGGGTGCAGAGCTATTGCAGGGGGAGCATAGCAAAGCAAATATATACATAACTTATGCAAGTCACTTGTAATTATTCCACTGTGAACGTTATTTCTCACTTTGTTACATTTAATAACAAGTTACAATGTTGTATGACTTGCAGTGTTTAGATGTTTTTAAATTGAATATGGCAGCAAAAGACGTGTACGCGTTTACTGGAATGTGGGAGCTGGAAAACATTCTTATCTACAAAAGGAGGGCACTACAGCAAAAGTTTGGTAAACCGGTGACAGTAAATGTATCAGAAAGTAATTTGTACACGCACGCCACCATGTGGCCAAGCGAGGCGGCGCAGGCGCAGTAGCTCCGCTCCAGATAGGCAGAGGGAGCAGGAGAGCCGCGCCCAGCAAAATTCCCCgcagtaacagagagagagagacacaacaACATGACAAATCACACCGAGAGGGTACAGCTGTACACTGTCTCTTGTCCAGGGTTAAAGACGGAGATATAACTACTATCTTATTACTCACACAGGTAAATACTGCATTCTGAATGAGGCCAGATTCTTACTCCAATAAAGTGCTTTGAAGGAGCTGCGAATAAGCTTCTTGTATTTGACTTAAGTATACAAACCAAACAACTTGACTATTTACCAGAATGTCttggtaatttttttttaggTCAGCTCCTTTAAAAATGTTGGTTTGTGTatctttatttacatgttttactTACTATAGAAACAGTAACTTAAACCATATCTTTAACTCCTGTATTCTTGAAGGGCCACTCTGGCCAAAATTAAAGGTAACTTATATGATGTAAAGAAGGCTCAGAATAATGCAGTGATATCCAGAATTGTTTATTCTGCTTTAAAGATTAGTAAATTGCTTTCTGATACTGTATTTTGAAGGCTGACAATGCTTTTAGGTGGTTATCTGAAGGTGGGATGTTCTAAATATCACAATCTAAATCTGTTGTGAATACGGGCAGGGAAATAACAACATAGAATAAGTAATGCTTCATTTTGGATGTTTATTTGAGAGAACTGtcaaaaataaactaaacatCATCACTTTGAATATACTAAGCCTAGTTGTGTATTAACATATTTAACTCTTAGCATTACAAATCCTTGTCTactgtatgtttgtttttttcttttccccctAGTTTTAGGGAGTTGTCTATGGCCACGAAAACAGATAAAGTAGGTGAATTCACCACTGGAGCTTCTTGGATATCAGTAAGCCCTGCTGGGTTATGGGAAGTGCAGAGGAGATGGGTTGGAGAGAGAAAACTAGGAGATGACACACCATTAATGGGCTCTGTATGCAAAATCAGGGTGTGCCTCAAGAACCCAGCAGAAAAGAACAACCAAACTGAGAACGAGCTGGCAAACTGTGATGAATCTGACATTCAGGGCACACAGTATCCTCGCTCCCAGGACTCAGTCCTGCAGGTTCCACTGAACAGATGGGTCCTGTTGCGTATGGGAGAGGGACAGTGTGACATTATAGAGAGCTGCCTGGAGGGAATGAGggctggagaggattgtgaggTAAGGAAAGCACAAAGCAAACCACATTCAATATTTAACAGATAAATGTCAAAAATAGATGATTGCTTATAGTGAAGcattaattaatcaatttaaaaatgctTGTTTCAGTTGAGTTTTCATGTACTATATATGTAAAATACTAGTAAAAACATTagctttttttgcttttaatttcaGTTTACTGTAAAGGCCTGCCAAAAGGATTCCAAACCAGTGTCTGCTGTTGTTAATGGTACCCAGTCACAGAAAACAGATGAAGAAGTACACTGTTTTTCTCTGCATCTCCACTCTTTTACTCCTGGGCAGGAGACATGGCAGATGAGCCCAGCAGAGAAATGGGCCTGGGTTAAGTCTCATAAGCAAATGGGCAGTCAGAGGTTTGGGAAAGGGGACATCTTGGGGGCAGCACAGTGCTACTGTTGTGCTGTAAAACTAGTCATCACTCTAAAAGGATATACCAGAGGAAAAGGTGATGTCCAGAAAGAGGTAGATGAAGGTGAGCACCAAGAAAATGAAACTGATCTAACACCACAAGAGGCTCAAGTAGAGGAAGATGGAGGCACAGAATGCTCCCACACCCCAACGGATGAGGAGTATAGAACTATGAAAGCAGAACTCCATTCTAACCTCTCACTGTGTCAGCTTAAGTTAGACCAGTCTGAAAAGGCCAAGGCCAGCAGCTCCAAAGCCACTTTGCTGGACCCTACAAGTGTTAAGGCCTGGTACCGTCTTGGACAAGCCAGTCTACAGCTGGGGGACTTTGGAGAAGCCCGTCAGGCCTTTGGAAAGGTTCTAGAACTGCAGCCAGATTCTGCCTCTGCACGCAATgccttaaaaaatgtaaatgcaaaagCGAAAGAAGTTGACAGTAAGCTAGGTCAAAGGCTAAGCAAAATGTTCAATTAGGAATAGTATGCACTACACAGTTTAGGTCTGTCATGCTCATGaccttttatcttttatttgaCAATTAACTTCAAAGTTTATAACTGCAAGTAGCAGTTTAgtttgagtttttattttggttGTTTGCAACCGTGAAAGTACAAGATTGCAGTGAGCTGATTTAGCTATTTTATTAGCTAACTTCTGACACGTAGTATCTCAACTGAAGATGAAAAACTGTTGGagcacaaataaataacaaaatatgcaCTGCTGCCCTCTGAAAGTGCACCAATACCAgtcaaacattaaataaaactttTGTTATTCTTGTAAGACCTGTAATATGTTCcaataaatgcttttaaaaataattctcaATAATTGTTTTGATAAGTAATTTAAGCATTATTAATAAATTTAACATGAATAATGCTCAAATAATTTACCAGTTATGTAAACACTTGTGACAGACCTAGAAGAGGACTTTGGTGAATGGTAATAAATGTGCCTAAGGAGATATGTGACTCAGAATCCTGGACTTGTgagaatatttacaaatatatacataaatatggCTATAAACTGTCATTACGTGGGGCAAAAAGTCTGAGGTTGTAACCAGAATAGCATGCTGATAAACAAATGTACGTTGTGTGTGTAGTTGATGTTTGCTGCTGAAGTAAAGTTCTACTTGATGCTGGTGGCTTTCGctgaatgtgtaaaataatattgttacatgtgtttttattactgttaaaaacgtgtgattaaaattaaattattggCAAAACTATTTCATACATGTCATTAACAGCTTTATTAACAAATACCAATATGAGATTTGAATCAGCACATTTGGTGTGCTCTGGGCATCTTACAGCGGAACagaattttaataaatgtacacaatctttaaaattttttttttttttacctggtttaatgattttctttttatattcttgctcaattaatttaaatagtttttttcccttatatttagaaaatgtgttattttaacTTTACCATTATTTTAGCATTAACACAACagattgacttttttttttttaaacttttgtcCAGATTATGGTTGTTTGCTTTGTATGCAAAACAGTCGTAAGGCATTTATCAACAACTAGCAACgagaatttcgtctgaaaatgTGATAGAGGACATGGGAGCTTTTCATGAGATACAATAAAACCAGTGACTtgactctgtgtgtttgtgtgtgtgtgtttgtctatgGTGAAGGTACTAATGGCTACTGAATGGCCTCATGCGTGTGGCAGTGTTCTAATAGTAAATGTACTAGAGAATAGTAGAGTCCATTCTTCATCTTTGTTAGAccgttaaaacattttttttcacaacAGAGCATACACGTATAATAATGAAATGTATCACGTCATAAAGCTGTGCACATTCAATTTGAATCTATCCAGAACATAACGACatgtctctgtggcgcaatcggttagcgcgttcggctgttaaccgaaaggttggtggttcgagcccacccagggacggaaaccttttcttttttttattgtgttccaTAATTGGTTAAAATTGAATTAATTTTCTAATTATTAACTGCTTCGGAATACTTTGCTTATGGTAGAAATGTCATAAGAGACAGTTAACTGCACTGTAAAGTGctccaaaactaaacaacttaaAAATGAGTTTCTTACAGACAAGTCAATACTCCGCCATGTTCAAAcaacagttatttttttttcctcaaccGTGCTCCAACAAACAGTTTCCCAATCGTAAACATCCCTTTTAAAGGTGAGGttttacaattttaattaaaaatatatattaattaattccttAATTTATTGTCT from Hoplias malabaricus isolate fHopMal1 chromosome 5, fHopMal1.hap1, whole genome shotgun sequence encodes:
- the fkbpl gene encoding FK506-binding protein-like, with product MATKTDKVGEFTTGASWISVSPAGLWEVQRRWVGERKLGDDTPLMGSVCKIRVCLKNPAEKNNQTENELANCDESDIQGTQYPRSQDSVLQVPLNRWVLLRMGEGQCDIIESCLEGMRAGEDCEFTVKACQKDSKPVSAVVNGTQSQKTDEEVHCFSLHLHSFTPGQETWQMSPAEKWAWVKSHKQMGSQRFGKGDILGAAQCYCCAVKLVITLKGYTRGKGDVQKEVDEGEHQENETDLTPQEAQVEEDGGTECSHTPTDEEYRTMKAELHSNLSLCQLKLDQSEKAKASSSKATLLDPTSVKAWYRLGQASLQLGDFGEARQAFGKVLELQPDSASARNALKNVNAKAKEVDSKLGQRLSKMFN